From a single Mycolicibacterium mengxianglii genomic region:
- a CDS encoding alanine racemase, with the protein MTSLIDTAAVSALADQPLDWRFKGLPVGWEGRTPAQICAGAPGLFPADVGDRPLSPLCVLDADALARNLATMAQWCDARGVGLAPHGKTHMSPQLLAMQFDAGATAVTAATIGQVRTFRAFGVRAVLLANQLVDAAGLRWLAAEYDAHPDFRLVCWVDSEAGVAIMQQQLQAAGLQRPIDVCVEVGAAGARTGCRTPADIEAVARAAVRADHLRLAGVAGYEAALGHDVSAPAQQTIRDYLQTVRDAAVRLAPLIETDDMLVTAGGSTHFDLVAEMLTGWPAGMAVRTVLRSGAYLTHDDGLYARTSPLTRDGARDFVPALSVWAQVGSRPEPGLALVTMGRRDVGFDQDLPLPRDLPGSKVTALNDQHAFLSVPAHAAVAVGDWLQFGISHPCTTFDKWQLIPLVDTDNRVIDLIRTYF; encoded by the coding sequence GTGACCTCGCTCATCGATACCGCGGCTGTCAGTGCCCTGGCAGATCAACCCCTGGACTGGCGATTCAAGGGCCTGCCGGTCGGCTGGGAGGGGCGTACCCCGGCGCAGATCTGCGCCGGGGCACCCGGGCTGTTCCCCGCCGACGTCGGCGACCGGCCGCTGTCCCCGCTGTGTGTGTTGGACGCCGACGCACTGGCCCGCAACCTGGCCACCATGGCCCAGTGGTGCGACGCACGCGGCGTAGGGCTGGCCCCCCATGGAAAGACGCACATGTCGCCTCAGCTGCTGGCAATGCAGTTCGACGCCGGCGCAACGGCGGTGACCGCCGCCACGATCGGCCAGGTGCGCACGTTCCGCGCCTTCGGGGTACGGGCCGTGCTGCTGGCCAATCAACTGGTCGACGCGGCCGGGTTGCGCTGGCTGGCAGCCGAATACGATGCGCATCCCGACTTCCGGCTGGTGTGCTGGGTGGATTCCGAAGCGGGCGTGGCGATCATGCAACAGCAACTGCAGGCCGCGGGGCTGCAGCGGCCGATAGACGTCTGCGTCGAGGTCGGTGCCGCGGGCGCCAGGACGGGTTGCCGCACGCCTGCCGATATCGAGGCAGTTGCCCGCGCCGCGGTGCGGGCGGACCACCTTCGCCTGGCCGGTGTGGCGGGCTATGAGGCTGCCCTGGGCCATGACGTCTCGGCCCCGGCACAGCAGACGATCCGCGATTACCTGCAGACCGTGCGCGATGCGGCCGTGCGGCTGGCGCCGCTGATCGAGACCGACGACATGCTGGTAACCGCCGGTGGCAGCACACATTTCGATCTGGTTGCCGAGATGCTCACGGGTTGGCCTGCGGGTATGGCGGTACGCACCGTGCTGCGCAGCGGCGCCTACCTGACCCACGACGACGGGCTCTACGCGCGGACATCGCCGTTGACCCGAGATGGGGCGCGGGACTTCGTACCCGCCCTGAGTGTGTGGGCGCAGGTGGGTTCACGGCCCGAGCCCGGGCTGGCGCTGGTGACCATGGGCCGCCGCGACGTCGGGTTCGACCAGGACCTGCCACTGCCACGGGACCTGCCCGGCAGTAAGGTCACCGCACTCAACGATCAGCATGCGTTCCTGAGCGTGCCCGCCCACGCCGCAGTCGCGGTGGGAGACTGGCTGCAGTTCGGAATCTCGCACCCCTGCACCACATTCGACAAATGGCAGCTGATACCGCTGGTCGATACCGACAACCGGGTGATCGACCTGATCCGGACTTATTTCTAG
- a CDS encoding CbtB domain-containing protein, producing MTSPAAQQGKAPAVELSAAKAALWLSLTVLGALVLLYFVGLDQGATSILGSDNTYVHEFVHDARHLLGFPCH from the coding sequence ATGACTTCTCCCGCAGCACAGCAAGGCAAAGCGCCTGCCGTCGAGCTCTCCGCAGCGAAGGCAGCCCTGTGGCTGTCTCTGACGGTGCTCGGCGCTCTGGTCCTGCTGTACTTCGTCGGCCTCGACCAGGGCGCGACGTCGATCCTGGGCAGCGACAACACCTACGTCCACGAGTTCGTGCACGACGCTCGCCACCTGCTCGGTTTCCCCTGCCACTGA
- a CDS encoding CbtA family protein: MEKRIIGRGLLAGVLGGVVAFLFARVLVEPVIERAIGYEEGVGAAHEAAHGGHSHGDGVELFTRGVQANAGMGFGVLAFSVAMGLLLAVLFCATYGRVGAVSARMLSVLLAGGMFVSLWLVPALKYPPNPPAVSLDETIQQRTLLYVLLVVLSAALLVGAVYLGRQLVARLGTWNATLAAAGSYLVAVVVLMLVLPTIDETPGPITDEAGLIIFDAFPADDLYEFRLFTLGTQVAMWVTIGLVFGALTSKLLEGKRSNEVKIPA; the protein is encoded by the coding sequence ATGGAAAAGCGAATAATCGGACGCGGCCTGCTGGCCGGCGTCCTGGGTGGCGTTGTTGCGTTTCTGTTTGCCCGTGTCCTCGTCGAGCCGGTGATCGAGCGGGCCATCGGCTACGAGGAAGGGGTTGGGGCAGCCCACGAGGCCGCGCACGGCGGGCACTCTCACGGTGACGGAGTTGAGTTGTTCACCCGCGGTGTCCAGGCCAATGCCGGCATGGGCTTCGGCGTGCTGGCGTTCAGTGTCGCGATGGGGCTGCTGCTGGCGGTCCTGTTCTGCGCGACCTACGGCCGCGTCGGTGCGGTGTCGGCGCGGATGCTCTCGGTGTTGTTGGCCGGTGGCATGTTCGTGTCGCTGTGGCTCGTCCCGGCGTTGAAGTACCCGCCCAACCCGCCTGCGGTCAGCTTGGACGAGACCATCCAGCAGCGCACGCTGCTGTACGTGCTGCTGGTTGTCTTGTCGGCCGCGCTCCTGGTCGGCGCGGTCTACCTGGGTCGTCAGCTGGTGGCGCGGCTGGGCACCTGGAATGCGACGTTGGCTGCCGCGGGCAGCTACCTCGTGGCGGTCGTGGTGCTGATGCTGGTGCTGCCGACGATCGACGAGACGCCCGGCCCGATCACCGATGAAGCCGGGTTGATCATCTTCGACGCATTCCCGGCCGATGATCTGTACGAGTTCCGGTTGTTCACGTTGGGCACCCAGGTGGCCATGTGGGTGACCATCGGGCTGGTCTTCGGGGCATTGACGTCGAAGCTGCTGGAAGGCAAGCGCAGCAACGAGGTAAAAATCCCCGCGTGA
- the clpC1 gene encoding ATP-dependent protease ATP-binding subunit ClpC, giving the protein MFERFTDRARRVVVLAQEEARMLNHNYIGTEHILLGLIHEGEGVAAKSLESLGISLEGVRSQVEEIIGQGQQAPSGHIPFTPRAKKVLELSLREALQLGHNYIGTEHILLGLIREGEGVAAQVLVKLGAELTRVRQQVIQLLSGYQGKETAEAGTGGRGGEAGNPSTSLVLDQFGRNLTAAAMEGKLDPVIGREKEIERVMQVLSRRTKNNPVLIGEPGVGKTAVVEGLAQAIVHGDVPETLKDKQLYTLDLGSLVAGSRYRGDFEERLKKVLKEINTRGDIILFIDELHTLVGAGAAEGAIDAASILKPKLARGELQTIGATTLDEYRKYIEKDAALERRFQPVQVGEPTVEHTILILKGLRDRYEAHHRVSITDGAIAAAATLADRYINDRFLPDKAIDLIDEAGARMRIRRMTAPPDLREFDEKIADARREKESAIDAQDFEKAANLRDREKTLVAQRAEREKQWRSGDLDVVAEVDDEQIAEVLGNWTGIPVFKLTEEETTRLLRMEDELHKRIIGQEDAVRAVSKAIRRTRAGLKDPKRPSGSFIFAGPSGVGKTELSKALANFLFGDDDALIQIDMGEFHDRFTASRLFGAPPGYVGYEEGGQLTEKVRRKPFSVVLFDEIEKAHQEIYNTLLQVLEDGRLTDGQGRTVDFKNTVLIFTSNLGTSDISKAVGLGFTQGGGENNYERMKLKVNDELKKHFRPEFLNRIDDIIVFHQLTQDEIVKMVDLMVGRVSKQLAAKDMTMQLTDRAKSLLAKRGFDPVLGARPLRRTIQREIEDALSEKILFDEVGPGQLVTVDVENWDGEGAGEDAKFTFHGAPKSAVEPDLAGAGAGGAGTATVAE; this is encoded by the coding sequence ATGTTCGAAAGATTCACCGACCGTGCGCGTCGGGTCGTCGTCCTGGCTCAAGAAGAAGCCCGGATGCTCAACCACAACTACATCGGCACCGAGCACATCCTGCTGGGACTTATTCACGAGGGTGAAGGCGTAGCTGCGAAGTCCCTCGAGTCGCTGGGGATCTCCCTCGAGGGAGTCCGCAGCCAGGTCGAGGAGATCATCGGCCAGGGCCAGCAGGCGCCGTCCGGGCACATCCCCTTCACCCCGCGTGCCAAAAAGGTGCTGGAGCTGAGTCTGCGCGAGGCGCTCCAGCTCGGCCACAACTACATCGGCACCGAGCACATCCTGCTCGGCCTGATTCGTGAGGGCGAGGGTGTCGCCGCGCAGGTGCTGGTCAAGCTCGGCGCCGAACTGACCCGGGTGCGCCAGCAGGTCATCCAGCTGCTGAGCGGCTACCAGGGCAAAGAGACCGCCGAAGCCGGAACCGGAGGCCGCGGTGGCGAGGCGGGAAATCCGTCGACGTCGCTGGTGCTCGACCAGTTCGGCCGCAACCTCACCGCCGCCGCCATGGAGGGCAAGCTCGATCCCGTCATCGGCCGCGAGAAGGAAATCGAGCGGGTCATGCAGGTGCTGAGCCGCCGCACCAAGAACAACCCGGTGCTGATCGGCGAGCCCGGCGTCGGCAAGACCGCCGTCGTCGAGGGCTTGGCCCAGGCCATCGTGCACGGCGACGTGCCCGAGACGCTGAAGGACAAGCAGCTCTACACCCTTGATCTGGGTTCGCTGGTCGCAGGCAGCCGTTACCGCGGTGACTTCGAGGAGCGCCTGAAGAAGGTGCTCAAGGAGATCAACACCCGCGGCGACATCATCCTGTTCATCGACGAGCTGCACACGCTCGTCGGCGCAGGTGCCGCTGAGGGCGCGATCGACGCCGCCAGCATCCTGAAGCCGAAACTGGCTCGCGGTGAGCTGCAGACCATCGGTGCCACCACCCTCGACGAGTACCGCAAGTACATCGAGAAGGACGCCGCATTGGAGCGGCGGTTCCAGCCGGTCCAGGTCGGCGAGCCGACGGTCGAGCACACCATCTTGATCCTCAAGGGGCTGCGCGACCGGTACGAGGCGCACCACCGGGTCTCCATCACCGACGGCGCCATCGCGGCTGCCGCCACCCTGGCCGACCGGTACATCAACGACCGGTTCCTGCCGGACAAGGCCATCGACCTGATCGACGAGGCCGGCGCCCGGATGCGAATCCGCCGGATGACCGCTCCGCCAGACCTGCGCGAGTTCGACGAGAAGATCGCCGACGCCCGCCGGGAGAAGGAGTCGGCGATCGACGCGCAGGACTTCGAGAAGGCCGCCAACCTGCGGGACCGGGAGAAGACCCTCGTCGCGCAGCGTGCCGAGCGCGAAAAGCAGTGGCGCTCCGGGGATCTCGATGTGGTTGCTGAGGTCGACGATGAGCAGATCGCCGAGGTGCTGGGTAACTGGACCGGTATCCCGGTGTTCAAGCTGACCGAGGAGGAGACCACTCGGCTGCTGCGCATGGAGGATGAGCTGCACAAGCGGATCATCGGCCAGGAGGATGCCGTCAGGGCAGTCTCCAAGGCGATCCGGCGTACCCGTGCCGGTCTGAAGGATCCGAAGCGCCCCTCGGGCTCGTTCATCTTCGCCGGCCCGTCCGGTGTCGGTAAGACCGAGCTGTCCAAGGCGCTGGCGAACTTCCTGTTCGGCGACGACGACGCGCTCATCCAGATCGACATGGGCGAGTTCCACGACCGCTTCACCGCGTCGCGGCTGTTCGGTGCCCCTCCGGGGTACGTCGGCTACGAAGAGGGCGGCCAGCTCACCGAGAAGGTGCGCCGCAAGCCGTTCTCCGTCGTGCTGTTCGACGAGATCGAGAAGGCCCACCAGGAGATCTACAACACGCTGTTGCAGGTCCTCGAGGACGGTCGCCTCACCGACGGCCAGGGTCGCACGGTCGACTTCAAGAACACCGTGTTGATCTTCACGTCGAACCTCGGCACGTCGGACATCTCGAAGGCTGTCGGGCTCGGCTTCACCCAGGGTGGCGGCGAGAACAACTACGAGCGGATGAAGCTCAAGGTCAACGACGAGCTCAAGAAGCACTTCCGCCCGGAGTTCCTCAACCGTATCGACGACATCATCGTCTTCCACCAGCTGACGCAGGACGAGATCGTCAAGATGGTCGACCTGATGGTCGGCCGGGTGTCCAAGCAGCTCGCTGCCAAGGACATGACGATGCAGCTGACCGACCGGGCCAAGTCCCTGTTGGCCAAGCGTGGGTTCGACCCGGTGCTGGGTGCCCGTCCATTGCGGCGGACCATTCAGCGGGAGATCGAGGACGCGCTGTCGGAGAAGATCCTCTTCGACGAAGTGGGTCCGGGTCAGCTCGTCACCGTCGACGTCGAGAACTGGGACGGCGAGGGTGCCGGCGAGGACGCGAAGTTCACGTTCCACGGCGCTCCGAAGTCTGCCGTTGAACCTGATCTCGCGGGAGCGGGTGCCGGCGGCGCCGGCACTGCCACCGTCGCCGAGTAA
- the lysS gene encoding lysine--tRNA ligase: MSSADDFSEDLPEQFRIRQAKRDRLLAEGRDPYPVEVARTHTLAQIRAAYPDLAADTETGDVVGVAGRVVFARNSGKLCFATLQDGDGTQLQVMISLNGVGQESLDAWKADVDLGDIVFVHGQVISSRRGELSVLADSWQMASKALRPLPVAHKEMNEESRVRQRYVDLIVRPQARTVARQRVAVVRAVRSALERREFLEVETPMLQTLAGGAAARPFVTHSNALDADLYLRIAPELFLKRCVVGGLDKVFELNRNFRNEGADSTHSPEFSMLETYQAYGTYDDSARVTREVIQEVADEAIGTRQLPLPDGEIYDIDGEWTSLSMYPSLSEALGEEITPQTPADTLWAISERLGLELPRDRGYGHGKLVEELWEHTVGDHLWAPTFVKDFPVETTPLTRQHRSIDGVTEKWDLYVRGFELATGYSELIDPIVQRERFAAQARAAAAGDDEAMVLDEDFLAAMEYAMPPTTGTGMGIDRLLMALTGLSIRETVLFPIVRRQG, translated from the coding sequence GTGAGCTCTGCCGATGACTTCTCCGAAGACCTACCCGAACAGTTCCGGATCCGCCAGGCCAAGCGGGACCGGCTGCTCGCCGAGGGCAGAGATCCGTATCCCGTCGAGGTGGCGCGCACGCACACCTTGGCGCAGATCCGTGCTGCCTACCCTGACCTGGCCGCCGACACCGAGACCGGAGACGTTGTGGGTGTCGCCGGGCGGGTGGTGTTCGCACGCAATTCCGGCAAGCTGTGTTTCGCCACCCTGCAGGACGGGGACGGTACCCAGCTGCAGGTGATGATCAGCCTCAACGGCGTCGGCCAGGAATCCCTGGACGCCTGGAAAGCCGACGTCGACCTCGGGGACATCGTGTTCGTGCACGGGCAGGTGATCAGTTCGCGGCGCGGTGAATTGTCGGTGCTGGCCGATTCCTGGCAGATGGCCTCCAAGGCATTACGTCCACTGCCCGTCGCGCATAAAGAAATGAACGAAGAGTCGCGGGTTCGGCAGCGTTATGTGGACCTGATCGTCCGTCCGCAGGCCCGTACCGTCGCCCGGCAACGGGTGGCCGTCGTCCGCGCGGTCCGGTCGGCTTTGGAGCGCCGGGAATTTCTCGAGGTGGAGACACCTATGCTGCAGACATTGGCAGGTGGTGCGGCGGCGCGGCCCTTCGTCACACACTCCAATGCGCTCGACGCTGATCTCTACCTGCGGATCGCGCCCGAACTGTTCTTGAAGCGCTGTGTCGTCGGCGGGCTGGACAAGGTCTTCGAGCTGAATCGAAACTTTCGAAACGAAGGTGCGGATTCAACACATTCGCCGGAATTCTCGATGCTGGAGACTTACCAGGCGTACGGCACCTATGATGATTCTGCGCGCGTCACACGTGAAGTTATTCAGGAAGTGGCTGACGAAGCCATCGGCACCCGGCAACTACCGCTGCCCGATGGTGAAATCTACGATATCGACGGGGAATGGACGTCGCTATCGATGTACCCGTCACTGTCGGAAGCGTTGGGCGAGGAGATCACACCACAAACTCCCGCCGACACGCTCTGGGCCATTTCGGAACGGTTGGGCCTGGAGCTGCCCCGGGATCGGGGTTATGGCCACGGCAAACTCGTCGAGGAACTGTGGGAGCACACCGTCGGTGACCACTTGTGGGCCCCGACGTTCGTGAAGGATTTCCCCGTCGAGACCACACCGTTGACAAGGCAGCATCGCAGCATCGACGGCGTCACGGAGAAATGGGATCTCTATGTCCGCGGGTTCGAGCTGGCGACGGGCTATTCGGAATTGATCGATCCCATCGTGCAGCGGGAGCGATTCGCCGCTCAGGCCCGCGCCGCGGCGGCCGGTGATGACGAAGCGATGGTGCTCGACGAGGATTTCCTGGCGGCCATGGAATATGCGATGCCGCCCACAACGGGAACCGGAATGGGTATCGACCGGTTGTTGATGGCATTAACCGGTCTGTCAATTCGGGAGACTGTTTTGTTCCCGATTGTGCGTAGGCAGGGCTAG
- a CDS encoding serine hydrolase, with the protein MPARSPRTARPGRSLARLTALVYTAALVTSLVNGCASSTAPPANAGDSGVRISTGTPQGVRAQQIMDMLNSEWPIGPVGTKTLAAPDVVEYVWLTMDSMWYDRPYTLAGIDFRAGGATLHVVTSYGARQDIEFRVNDSTLLDRFRVTNVAPEIDSWDDVDAALSKTGAKYSYRVSKVTDGRCEQLAGTNTTESLPLASIFKTYVLYAVADAVRAGTLSWDDELTISSEAKAVGSSGFDKLPPGAKVPVRDLAEKMIANSDNMATDLLIARVGQEAVERALVATGHHDPARMTPFPTMHELFSIGWGKPDLRQQWQDAGPQRRAQLLEETNSRPYEPDPTRNTSPASAFGAEWYGNAEDICRVHAALQKMATGPAAPVRDIMSTIPGIDLDPEQWPYIGAKAGNLPGDLTFSWYAEDRSGQGWVVSLQTNWTRFHGPGTAGWLMSVIKPMFGLIPPPAG; encoded by the coding sequence TTGCCGGCTCGAAGTCCTAGAACAGCGCGTCCGGGCCGTTCACTGGCCCGCCTGACCGCTCTGGTGTACACGGCTGCGCTGGTCACCTCGCTGGTGAACGGATGCGCGTCGTCCACCGCCCCGCCCGCCAACGCCGGAGATTCTGGTGTCCGGATCAGCACCGGGACCCCGCAGGGGGTCCGCGCCCAGCAGATCATGGACATGTTGAACTCCGAGTGGCCCATCGGTCCCGTCGGAACGAAGACTCTGGCCGCCCCCGACGTGGTCGAATACGTCTGGCTGACCATGGACTCGATGTGGTACGACCGGCCGTACACCTTGGCCGGTATCGACTTTCGGGCCGGCGGGGCGACGCTGCATGTGGTGACGTCCTATGGCGCGCGCCAGGACATCGAATTCCGGGTCAACGACAGCACGCTGCTGGACCGGTTCCGGGTCACCAATGTGGCACCGGAGATCGATTCGTGGGATGACGTCGACGCCGCGCTGTCGAAAACCGGAGCCAAGTACTCCTACCGGGTCTCGAAGGTCACCGACGGCCGCTGCGAGCAGCTCGCCGGCACCAACACCACAGAGTCTCTGCCGCTGGCCTCGATTTTCAAGACCTACGTGCTCTATGCCGTGGCCGACGCCGTCCGCGCCGGCACGTTGTCCTGGGACGATGAGCTGACCATCTCCAGTGAGGCCAAAGCCGTCGGCTCGTCGGGATTCGACAAATTGCCGCCGGGGGCCAAGGTACCGGTCCGCGACCTGGCGGAGAAGATGATCGCCAACAGCGACAACATGGCGACCGACCTGCTGATCGCCCGCGTCGGGCAGGAGGCCGTCGAGCGGGCACTGGTGGCCACCGGCCACCACGACCCAGCGAGGATGACCCCGTTCCCGACGATGCACGAGCTGTTCTCCATCGGCTGGGGCAAACCCGACCTGCGCCAGCAGTGGCAAGACGCCGGCCCGCAGCGCCGGGCGCAGCTGCTCGAGGAGACCAATTCCCGGCCCTACGAACCGGATCCCACCAGGAACACCTCCCCCGCGTCTGCCTTCGGCGCCGAGTGGTACGGCAATGCCGAAGACATCTGCCGGGTGCACGCCGCGCTACAGAAGATGGCGACCGGTCCGGCGGCTCCGGTGCGCGACATCATGTCGACCATCCCCGGCATCGATCTCGACCCGGAGCAATGGCCCTATATCGGCGCCAAAGCCGGCAATCTGCCCGGTGATCTGACCTTCAGCTGGTACGCCGAGGACCGCAGCGGCCAGGGCTGGGTGGTCAGCCTGCAGACGAACTGGACCCGCTTCCACGGGCCGGGCACCGCGGGCTGGCTGATGTCGGTGATCAAGCCGATGTTCGGACTGATCCCGCCGCCGGCCGGCTGA
- the lsr2 gene encoding histone-like nucleoid-structuring protein Lsr2: MAKKVTVTLVDDFDGEGAADETVEFALDGVTYEIDLSSKNATKLRNELKPWVEASRRVGGRRRGRAAAATGRGRAAIDREQSAAIREWARRNGHNVSTRGRIPADVIDAFHAAT, from the coding sequence ATGGCGAAAAAAGTAACCGTCACGTTGGTGGATGATTTCGACGGCGAGGGTGCTGCTGACGAAACGGTGGAATTCGCGCTCGACGGTGTGACCTATGAGATCGACCTTTCAAGCAAAAATGCGACGAAACTGCGGAATGAACTCAAGCCGTGGGTGGAGGCGAGCCGTCGAGTCGGTGGCCGCCGCCGCGGACGTGCCGCTGCCGCCACCGGTCGGGGACGCGCGGCGATCGACCGTGAGCAGAGCGCCGCCATCCGTGAATGGGCGCGCCGCAACGGTCACAACGTGTCCACCCGGGGTCGCATCCCGGCGGATGTGATCGACGCCTTCCACGCCGCGACCTAG
- a CDS encoding type III pantothenate kinase, with the protein MLLAIDVRNTHTVVGLVSGSGDHAKVVQHWRIRTEAEVTADELALTIDGLIGEDSDRLTGAVSLSTVPSVLHEVRLMLGQYWPSVTHVLIEPGVRTGVPLLVDNPKEVGADRIVNCLAAFHKHRVPTIVVDFGSSICVDVVSAKGEFLGGAIAPGIQVSSDAAAARSAALRRVELTRPRSVVGKNTVECMQAGAVFGFAGLVDGLIARIRSDIDGFGGDDVMVVATGHTAPLLLPDLHADAVYDQYLTLDGLRLVYERNREHQRKLRSAK; encoded by the coding sequence GTGCTGCTCGCGATCGACGTTCGCAACACCCACACTGTGGTCGGTCTGGTCTCCGGGTCAGGTGATCATGCAAAAGTGGTGCAGCACTGGCGAATTCGAACCGAGGCTGAAGTCACCGCGGACGAGTTGGCCTTGACCATCGATGGTCTGATCGGCGAGGACTCCGATCGGCTCACCGGGGCCGTCAGCCTCTCCACGGTGCCGTCGGTGCTGCACGAGGTCCGGCTGATGCTGGGTCAGTACTGGCCGTCAGTGACGCACGTGTTGATCGAACCGGGCGTCCGCACCGGGGTGCCGTTGCTGGTCGACAACCCAAAAGAGGTGGGCGCTGATCGGATCGTCAACTGCCTGGCGGCTTTCCATAAGCACCGCGTACCGACGATCGTCGTCGACTTCGGCTCGTCGATCTGTGTGGACGTGGTGTCGGCCAAGGGGGAGTTCCTCGGCGGCGCCATCGCGCCCGGTATCCAGGTGTCCTCCGATGCGGCGGCCGCCCGTTCGGCGGCGCTGCGGCGGGTGGAGCTGACTCGGCCGCGGTCGGTGGTGGGCAAGAACACCGTGGAATGCATGCAGGCCGGCGCAGTGTTCGGTTTCGCCGGCCTGGTCGACGGCTTGATCGCGCGAATCCGCAGTGACATCGACGGTTTCGGCGGTGACGATGTGATGGTGGTGGCGACCGGCCACACCGCACCGCTGCTGTTGCCCGATCTGCACGCCGATGCGGTATACGACCAATACCTCACGCTGGACGGGTTGCGCCTGGTTTATGAGCGCAACCGCGAGCACCAGCGGAAACTGCGCAGCGCCAAATGA
- a CDS encoding alpha/beta fold hydrolase has product MTTEPLTYRGGHGDPLVLVHGLMGRGTTWVRQLPWLTRLGAVYTYDAPWHRGRDVADPHPISTERFVEDLGHAVEGIGTAVRLIGHSMGGLHSWCLAAQRPELVSALVVEDMAPDFRGRTTGPWEPWLLTLPVEFGSARAVTDIFGDVAGRYFLEAFDRTATGWRLHGHVERWVHIAAEWGRRDYWEQWRAVQAPVLLVEAGNSVAPVGQMSLMHQTGHQASYRLVPGAGHLVHDDAPEEYRRAVQEFLTTFADRA; this is encoded by the coding sequence ATGACGACTGAGCCGCTGACGTACCGGGGTGGGCACGGCGATCCGCTGGTGCTCGTGCACGGCCTGATGGGCCGGGGAACCACGTGGGTCCGCCAACTGCCGTGGCTCACCCGCTTGGGTGCCGTGTACACCTACGACGCGCCCTGGCACCGCGGCCGAGACGTCGCCGATCCACATCCCATCAGCACGGAACGGTTCGTCGAGGACCTAGGCCACGCCGTCGAGGGCATCGGAACCGCGGTGCGTCTGATCGGGCATTCGATGGGTGGTTTGCACAGCTGGTGTCTGGCAGCGCAGCGGCCGGAGCTGGTGTCGGCGCTGGTCGTGGAGGACATGGCGCCGGATTTCCGTGGACGAACCACGGGACCGTGGGAGCCGTGGCTGCTCACACTTCCGGTGGAATTCGGCAGTGCCCGCGCGGTGACCGACATCTTCGGGGATGTGGCGGGCCGGTATTTCCTGGAGGCCTTCGACCGCACGGCGACCGGTTGGCGGTTGCACGGCCACGTCGAGCGGTGGGTGCACATCGCCGCGGAATGGGGGCGACGGGACTACTGGGAGCAGTGGCGGGCGGTGCAGGCTCCGGTGTTGCTGGTCGAGGCCGGCAACTCCGTGGCCCCGGTGGGGCAGATGAGCCTGATGCACCAGACCGGCCATCAGGCGTCATATCGGCTGGTGCCCGGGGCCGGTCACCTCGTGCACGATGACGCGCCTGAGGAATATCGGCGTGCGGTGCAGGAGTTTCTAACGACGTTCGCCGACCGCGCCTGA
- a CDS encoding histidine phosphatase family protein produces MSSEVVRLTLVSHAMTDAMSAGRFPTDEPLNAVGVRQVDAAVDLGMVDSAVCGPEKRARQTAELLGLQAREDPRLADLDCGRWRGGALGGVEPAELAIWLTDASAAPHGGETIVNLVGRVRDWLETIAATRGRLVAVTHPAVVRAAVLVALDAPPKSFWRIDVAPASRTVLHLRGHAWTLRLP; encoded by the coding sequence GTGAGTAGTGAGGTCGTCCGGCTGACGCTGGTATCCCATGCGATGACCGATGCGATGTCAGCCGGGCGATTTCCCACCGACGAGCCGTTGAACGCCGTCGGGGTGCGCCAGGTGGACGCCGCGGTTGATCTCGGCATGGTCGACTCGGCTGTCTGCGGGCCGGAGAAGCGTGCCCGGCAGACGGCCGAGCTGTTGGGGTTACAGGCCCGGGAGGATCCGCGGCTGGCAGATCTCGACTGCGGCCGGTGGCGCGGTGGTGCCCTCGGTGGCGTCGAACCTGCCGAGCTCGCGATCTGGCTCACCGATGCCTCCGCAGCACCGCATGGCGGAGAGACGATCGTGAACCTGGTCGGCCGGGTGCGTGACTGGCTGGAGACGATTGCCGCGACTCGCGGCCGGCTGGTGGCGGTCACTCATCCCGCGGTGGTGCGGGCCGCGGTCCTCGTAGCCCTCGACGCCCCGCCGAAGTCGTTCTGGCGGATTGACGTGGCGCCCGCCAGCCGTACGGTGCTCCATCTGCGTGGCCACGCCTGGACGCTGCGGTTGCCCTGA
- the mhuD gene encoding mycobilin-forming heme oxygenase MhuD yields the protein MSVVKINAIEVPADAGPELEKRFAHRAHAVDSQPGFLGFQLLRPVKGENRYFVVTHWETEEAFQAWATGPAIEAHKGQQSNPVATGASLLEFEVVLDVAGSKS from the coding sequence ATGTCCGTGGTGAAGATCAACGCAATCGAGGTACCCGCTGACGCCGGCCCCGAGCTGGAGAAGCGGTTCGCGCACCGAGCACACGCGGTCGACAGTCAGCCCGGATTCCTGGGCTTCCAGCTGCTGCGTCCGGTGAAGGGTGAGAACCGCTACTTCGTCGTCACGCACTGGGAGACCGAAGAGGCGTTCCAGGCGTGGGCAACGGGTCCCGCGATCGAGGCGCACAAGGGTCAGCAGAGCAATCCAGTGGCCACCGGGGCGTCACTGCTGGAGTTCGAAGTCGTGCTGGACGTTGCCGGCTCGAAGTCCTAG